The following are encoded in a window of Psilocybe cubensis strain MGC-MH-2018 chromosome 4, whole genome shotgun sequence genomic DNA:
- a CDS encoding Cytochrome P450 monooxygenase 197 — MEHLVSVCLLLILLAIASQRWVIMPGFHSILLRGPPRDDFLFGVMRLMRLSTHPNVLFENWANRYGSTYRIPLLLGSHAIVVSDMKAVTHIFSKDTYTYVRSPGFRAVIDQVIGRGLLWVEGDIHRRQRRTMNPAFSPTVIKRMTPAFYDATYKLKNVWDKMLDSNAPNAAVEVEMHEWHDNEASVRLALFPGITVKGKLIHHSYVLRLDTIGTTVFGYHFNSLEGKKSAVEESLRIYNTTIPTTLGKLALSLYMFLPWVGKLPTKRKQLNTNLSESAREMLESIMVNQNQDQARDSQILDESIVELFVKEAEDDGVDLQSPEGKEEVLAKMKNLLIAGSDAPGIILVWALIELARHPEIQKRVREEVMATPGAELEWRILQSSCPFLDSVLSETLRLHPTVGETHRMANEDDVLHLKEPILDSSGQLVDCIHIPKGTSIIIPNHYLNSSTSIWGPDGLNFNPERWMGTYLSRSGDEPNDAISERRRLWTFGDGPRICVGKAFVMVQLKIVLAVLLRHFVFELPQGPNTPLDFHLSLVRRPKVKGMKGAAMPFLISRVD; from the exons ATGGAACATTTAGTTTCAGTTTGTCTactcctcatcctcctggCAATTGCCTCGCAAAGATGGGTAATCATGCCGGGTTTTCATAGCATCCTACTTCGTGGTCCACCTAGGGACGACTTCTTGTTTGGAGTAATGCGTCTCATGCGCCTATCCACACATCCTAACGTTCTTTTTGAAAACTGGGCGAATAGATATGGGTCTACTTATCGCATACCTCTCCTACTGGGATCCCATGCCATCGTTGTCAGTGATATGAAAGCTGTGACGCACATATTTTCCAAGGACACCTACACTTACGTACGATCTCCTGGGTTCAGGGCCGTCATCGACCAAGTCATTGGTCGCGGTCTTTTGTGGGTTGAAGGTGACATCCATCGGCG GCAAAGGAGAACTATGAACCCCGCATTCAGTCCTACAGTGATCAAGAGGATGACACCGGCATTTTACGACGCTACATATAAA CTGAAAAATGTCTGGGACAAAATGCTGGATTCAAACGCCCCCAATGCGGCCGTAGAGGTTGAAATGCATGAATGGCAC GACAATGAAGCTAGTGTACGTCTCGCTTTGTTCCCTGGTATAACGGTCAAGGGCAAGCTGATCCATCACTCCTATGTGCTTAGACTGGATACAATAGGCACCACTGTGTTTGGTTATCATTTCAACTCTCTCGAAGGAAAGAAATCGGCCGTAGAAGAATCCCTCCGGATCTACAACACCACCATCCCTACCACGTTGGGAAAACTTGCATTATCCTTGTACATGTTTCTCCCATGGGTCGGGAAGTTACCAACCAAGCGAAAGCAGCTCAACACGAACTTATCTGAATCGGCACGTGAGATGCTTGAAAGTATCATGGTAAATCAGAATCAAGACCAGGCCCGCGATTCTCAGATACTCGATGAATCGATTGTAGAGTTGTTTG TGAAAGAGGCAGAAGACGACGGCGTTGACCTGCAGTCTccggaaggaaaggaagaagtCCTGGCTAAG ATGAAAAATCTGCTTATTGCTGGATCCGATGCTCCTGGAA TAATTCTTGTG TGGGCCTTGATTGAACTCGCCCGACATCCAGAAATTCAAAAGCGAGTCAGAGAAGAAGTCATGGCCACTCCGGGAGCAGAGTTGGAATGGCGaatccttcaatcttcttgtcCCTTCCTAGATTCAGTTTTATCGGAAACATTGAGATTACATCCGACTGTTGGGGAAACACACCGCATG GCAAACGAAGATGACGTCCTCCACTTAAAGGAACCTATTCTCGACTCTTCTGGACAGCTAGTGGACTGTATTCACATACCGAAAGGAACAAGCATCATCATTCCTAACCATTACTTGAACTCTTCCACATCGATCTGGGGTCCGGATGGCCTCAACTTTAATCCTGAGCGGTGGATGGGGACGTATCTGTCGAGGTCGGGCGATGAGCCTAATGATGCGATCTCTGAGAGGCGTCGACTATGGACCTTCGGCGATGGACCCAGAATCTGTGTTGGGAAGGCCTTCGTGATGGTACAGTTAAAG ATTGTACTGGCAGTTCTGCTACGTCACTTCGTTTTCGAACTGCCTCAAGGCCCTAATACGCCATTGGACTTCCACCTGTCTCTCGTCCGCCGACCGAAGGTAAAGGGGATGAAAGGAGCTGCGATGCCATTCCTTATTTCCAGAGTCGACTGA